From the genome of Papaver somniferum cultivar HN1 chromosome 2, ASM357369v1, whole genome shotgun sequence, one region includes:
- the LOC113353922 gene encoding uncharacterized protein At4g15970-like — MHYQERTAASSMGRSSKAFMSPNPVSIFGRVVLLGMLLFALFAVPCFIFYRNVYPLQCLHLSSQNVDLSDAPPLILNDEQAKLERLLKAAAMKDKTVILTTLNEAWAAPAPNSILDLFLESFKIGENTKNLLNHLVIIAMDQRAYQRCLEVHPHCYALKVEGVDFTVEAYFMKGNYLKMVWSKIDIQKSALEMGYNFVFTDADIMWFRNPFARFYEDTDFQISTDNYLRNNSYALDNKPNSGFIYVRSNRRTIQFYKVWYESRITYPHRHDQAVLMGLIADPIIREIALTIRFLNTLYFGGLCEPSKDFNQVCTMHGNCCFGVDNKIHDLSILLDDWRNYKSLSPDVKSSWKGTWNAPQNCSIKKIDVHYKPKKVMHEEKKY; from the exons ATGCATTACCAAGAAAGAACAGCAGCATCATCCATGGGGAGGAGTTCAAAAGCCTTCATGTCGCCTAATCCTGTTAGCATATTCGGCCGAGTTGTGCTGCTGGGAATGTTGTTATTCGCTCTCTTCGCCGTACCTTGCTTTATCTTCTACAGAAATGTATATCCATTACAGTGTCTTCATCTCTCTTCTCAAAATGTTGACCTTAGCGATGCCCCTCCATTAATATTA AACGATGAGCAAGCGAAACTGGAGAGACTACTGAAGGCAGCAGCGATGAAAGACAAAACTGTTATCTTAACAACATTGAATGAAGCATGGGCAGCTCCAGCTCCAAACTCAATTCTGGATTTGTTTCTTGAGAGTTTTAAAATAGgagaaaacaccaaaaatcttttgaatCATTTGGTGATCATTGCAATGGACCAGAGAGCATACCAGCGTTgtttggaagtgcatcctcattGCTATGCTTTGAAAGTCGAAGGAGTCGATTTCACCGTGGAAGCATATTTTATGAAAGGAAATTACTTAAAGATGGTCTGGAGTAAGATTGATATTCAGAAAAGTGCTCTTGAAATGGGATACAATTTCGTTTTCACG GATGCCGACATAATGTGGTTTCGAAATCCATTTGCCCGGTTTTACGAGGACACCGATTTCCAAATATCTACTGATAATTATTTGCGGAATAACTCTTACGCCTTGGATAACAAACCGAATTCAGGCTTTATATATGTGAGATCAAACCGTAGAACGATACAGTTCTACAAGGTTTGGTATGAATCCAGAATTACATATCCTCATAGACATGACCAAGCTGTACTTATGGGTCTCATAGCTGATCCGATAATAAGAGAAATTGCGTTGACTATTAGGTTTCTCAATACACTTTACTTTGGCGGGTTATGTGAACCAAGTAAAGATTTCAACCAAGTCTGTACAATGCATGGAAATTGTTGCTTTGGAGTGgataacaaaattcatgacttaagTATTCTGCTTGATGATTGGAGAAACTACAAGTCTTTGTCACCCGATGTTAAGAGTTCATGGAAGGGAACATGGAATGCACCACAAAACTGCAG TATAAAGAAGATCGACGTCCATTATAAACCAAAGAAAGTGATGCACGAAGAAAAGAAATATTGA
- the LOC113353923 gene encoding uncharacterized protein At4g15970-like — protein MGRTSEASGVPKPTSIFGQVVMLGILFALIAVPCFIFYKDAYPLRCLHISSQNDLRESSPLPLDNEQVELERVLKVASMKDKTVILTTLNEAWAAPNSILDLFLESFKIGENTENLLNHLVIIAMDQRAYQRCLEVHPHCYALKVEGVDFTVEAYFMKGNYLKMVWSKIDIQRSVLQMGYNFVFMDADIMLFRNPFTRFYEDTDFQISCDNYALNNSYDLNNNPNSGFIYAKSNHRTIQFYKFWYDSRITYPNQHDQGVLMTIKSGPFIREIALTIRFLNTIYFGGFCEPSKDLNQVCTMHANCCMGVDAKIHDLGILLDDWRSYKSLSPSVLSSWKGTWNAPQNCSVRVDHHYRPKKVVHEEKKD, from the exons ATGGGCAGGACTTCAGAAGCCTCCGGAGTGCCTAAACCTACTAGCATATTCGGCCAAGTTGTGATGCTAGGGATATTATTCGCGCTCATTGCGGTACCTTGCTTTATCTTCTACAAAGATGCATATCCGTTACGGTGTCTTCATATCTCGTCTCAAAACGATCTTAGGGAATCCTCTCCATTGCCATTA GATAATGAGCAAGTGGAACTGGAGAGAGTACTGAAGGTAGCATCGATGAAAGACAAAACGGTTATCTTAACAACATTAAATGAAGCATGGGCAGCTCCAAACTCAATATTAGATTTGTTTCTTGAGAGCTTTAAAATAGGAGAAAACACCGAAAATCTTTTGAATCATTTGGTGATCATTGCAATGGACCAAAGAGCATACCAACGTTGTTTAGAAGTGCATCCTCATTGCTATGCTTTGAAAGTTGAAGGAGTTGATTTCACCGTGGAAGCATATTTTATGAAAGGAAATTACTTAAAGATGGTTTGGAGTAAGATTGATATTCAGAGAAGTGTTCTTCAAATGGGATATAACTTCGTTTTCATG GATGCTGATATAATGTTGTTTCGAAATCCTTTTACCCGGTTTTACGAGGACACCGATTTCCAAATATCTTGCGATAATTATGCCCTAAACAACTCTTATGACTTGAATAACAACCCAAATTCAGGCTTTATATATGCTAAATCTAACCACAGAACAATACAGTTCTACAAGTTTTGGTATGACTCAAGAATTACATATCCTAATCAACATGACCAAGGTGTACTCATGACAATAAAATCTGGGCCATTTATAAGAGAAATTGCATTGACAATTAGGTTTCTTAATACAATTTACTTTGGTGGGTTCTGTGAACCAAGTAAAGATTTGAACCAAGTTTGTACAATGCATGCAAATTGTTGTATGGGTGTGGATGCCAAAATCCATGACTTGGGTATCCTGCTTGATGATTGGAGAAGCTACAAGTCTTTATCACCAAGTGTTCTGAGTTCGTGGAAGGGAACATGGAATGCACCACAAAATTGCAG TGTAAGGGTCGACCACCATTATAGACCAAAAAAAGTGGTGCACGAAGAAAAGAAAGATTAA